In one window of Desulfuromonas sp. DNA:
- a CDS encoding ChaN family lipoprotein — protein MTLTLRKPLAALLAALPLLLGACTGAKMLGNPESPYPPPRAPVVGDILHLATGTYVSEEAMLAAVTGPRIVYVGETHDNPASHRLEVTVLKAMSERHPGRVALGMEMFSPAMQETLDSWLAGDLDDKTFLKKTRFDQSWNFDQYKGLLLFAKRNAIPIVALNAEKELRMAVSRTEFADLPEEQRAQLPEIDMNDPYQKAMAEAVFAGHDGGEAMRGGFLRVQTLWDETMAESIVRFLKDRPDDDWRMVVVAGGNHIRHGYGIPRRVFRRLPVSYTSVGSREIEIPEEKMARFMKVKVPDFPMPAYDYQVMTRYESLEMERVKLGVMLKEEDGKVLAKMVMPDSNGARSGLEKGDVLVSFDGVAIEDSFDLIYEVKQKRPGDGGTLVIEREGEEMSLEVTFEKDAGQGHHQGMKK, from the coding sequence ATGACACTGACCTTGCGCAAGCCCCTGGCCGCCCTTCTAGCCGCCCTTCCCCTTCTGCTCGGAGCCTGCACGGGGGCCAAGATGCTCGGCAACCCTGAGAGCCCCTACCCTCCGCCCCGAGCGCCCGTGGTGGGGGACATCCTGCACCTGGCCACCGGCACCTACGTTTCGGAGGAGGCGATGCTCGCCGCGGTGACCGGCCCCCGCATCGTCTACGTGGGAGAGACCCACGACAACCCCGCCTCCCACCGCCTCGAGGTGACCGTCCTGAAGGCCATGTCCGAGCGCCACCCGGGCCGGGTCGCACTCGGCATGGAGATGTTTTCCCCCGCCATGCAGGAGACCCTCGACAGCTGGCTTGCCGGGGACCTGGACGACAAGACCTTTTTGAAAAAGACCCGGTTCGACCAGTCGTGGAACTTCGACCAGTACAAGGGCCTACTGCTCTTTGCCAAACGAAACGCCATCCCGATCGTCGCCCTGAACGCCGAAAAGGAGCTCCGGATGGCGGTCAGCCGAACCGAGTTCGCCGACCTGCCGGAGGAGCAGCGCGCGCAGTTGCCCGAAATCGACATGAACGACCCCTACCAGAAGGCGATGGCCGAGGCGGTCTTCGCCGGACACGACGGGGGAGAGGCCATGCGGGGCGGCTTCCTGCGGGTGCAGACCCTGTGGGACGAGACCATGGCCGAGAGCATCGTCCGTTTCCTCAAGGACCGCCCGGACGACGACTGGCGCATGGTCGTCGTCGCGGGGGGGAACCACATCCGCCACGGCTACGGCATCCCCCGCCGGGTCTTTCGGCGCCTGCCCGTCTCCTACACCTCGGTCGGCTCCAGGGAAATTGAAATCCCCGAGGAGAAAATGGCTCGGTTCATGAAAGTGAAGGTCCCTGACTTTCCCATGCCCGCCTACGACTATCAGGTGATGACGCGATACGAAAGCCTCGAAATGGAGAGGGTCAAACTGGGAGTGATGCTCAAGGAGGAGGACGGAAAAGTGCTGGCCAAAATGGTCATGCCGGACTCCAACGGCGCCCGGTCGGGACTCGAGAAGGGGGACGTGCTGGTCAGCTTCGACGGCGTCGCCATCGAAGACAGCTTCGACCTGATCTACGAGGTCAAGCAGAAGCGCCCCGGAGACGGGGGCACCCTGGTCATCGAAAGGGAAGGAGAAGAGATGTCCCTGGAGGTGACCTTCGAGAAGGATGCCGGCCAGGGGCACCACCAAGGGATGAAAAAGTAG
- the speD gene encoding adenosylmethionine decarboxylase has protein sequence MCAKKVTRPRRRRKLRLRGFNNLTKTLSFNIYDICYARAPQARKEYLEYIDEEYNSERLVRILTEVSEIIGANILNISSQDYDPMGASVTVLIAEEPVEPKPEQVLAHLDKSHLCVHTYPETDSRLGISTFRADVDISTCGKISPLKALNHLIESFDSDIVLMDYKVRGFTRDVRGTKHYIDHKVHSIQQFIKKSILDRYQCVDINIHQENLFHTKMLLRELDLETYLFSTAATDFSDAEKARVKENLRREMTEIFYSKNIY, from the coding sequence ATGTGCGCAAAAAAAGTCACCCGCCCCCGGCGGCGGCGCAAGTTGAGGCTGCGCGGGTTCAACAACCTGACCAAGACCCTCTCCTTCAACATCTACGACATCTGCTACGCCCGCGCCCCCCAGGCCCGCAAGGAGTACCTCGAGTACATCGACGAGGAGTACAACTCGGAGCGCCTGGTGCGCATCCTCACCGAGGTGTCCGAAATCATCGGCGCCAACATCCTCAACATCTCCAGCCAGGACTACGACCCGATGGGAGCGAGCGTGACCGTCCTCATCGCCGAGGAGCCGGTCGAGCCGAAACCCGAACAGGTCCTGGCACACCTCGACAAGAGCCACCTCTGCGTCCACACCTACCCGGAAACCGACTCCCGGCTCGGCATCTCCACCTTCCGGGCCGACGTCGACATCTCGACCTGCGGCAAGATCAGCCCCCTCAAGGCCCTCAACCACCTCATCGAGTCCTTCGACTCGGACATCGTGCTGATGGACTACAAGGTGCGGGGCTTCACCCGGGACGTGAGAGGGACGAAGCACTACATCGACCACAAGGTACACTCCATCCAACAATTCATCAAGAAGTCGATCCTGGATCGCTACCAGTGCGTGGACATCAACATCCACCAGGAGAACCTCTTTCACACCAAGATGCTGCTGCGCGAACTCGACCTGGAAACCTACCTCTTCTCCACCGCCGCCACCGACTTTTCCGACGCCGAAAAAGCGCGGGTCAAAGAGAACCTGCGGCGGGAGATGACGGAGATCTTCTACTCCAAGAACATCTACTGA